In one window of Verrucomicrobiia bacterium DNA:
- a CDS encoding STAS domain-containing protein — MTQQTLWFSQKEEKAYFQIRGKGSYKNACVFKDTTQDILNQGVVNLTIDFDPCTGLDSTFLGVLAGLALQTRQLNLQLSLVNLQNRNLELIRNMGLDSLIVIPSSPSDTSNFPPLEPIQGEEATKPETTQTMLDAHETLIKIKESNREQFQEVVDYLHRSAKKQKNQKKQPSTATT; from the coding sequence GTGACACAACAAACCCTTTGGTTTAGTCAGAAGGAGGAGAAGGCCTATTTTCAGATTCGCGGAAAAGGTTCTTACAAGAACGCTTGCGTTTTTAAAGATACAACTCAAGACATTTTAAATCAAGGAGTTGTGAATTTAACAATTGATTTTGATCCCTGCACCGGCCTCGACAGCACTTTTCTTGGTGTGCTAGCTGGATTAGCTTTACAAACACGCCAACTTAACCTTCAGCTTTCTTTAGTTAACTTGCAAAATCGTAATCTAGAACTCATTCGAAATATGGGGCTCGATTCCCTCATCGTCATTCCTTCCAGCCCATCTGACACTTCCAACTTTCCACCTCTGGAACCGATTCAAGGTGAAGAAGCCACTAAACCCGAAACCACTCAAACCATGTTGGACGCCCACGAAACCCTTATTAAAATTAAAGAAAGCAACCGCGAACAATTTCAAGAAGTCGTCGACTACCTTCATCGAAGCGCAAAAAAACAAAAAAATCAGAAAAAACAACCTTCCACTGCAACCACCTAG
- a CDS encoding serine/threonine-protein phosphatase yields MALILIVFLICLFLTLIFFALRKPQSKISTTTQPSTPSLPSPFSQSDINKALTFQKHLLPKTPPTFAQLELASTYQPAQYLSGDFYDFFSFSDHCLGILIADVAGKGLPAALVMTLALTHFRHLAPTHSSPSALLKEMNRRLNADCCDNLFITACYAIVDIKNNSLTIARAGHEIPLHYNSTQATLTPIESPGMALGIDKGERFDRLIQDSVITLQSGDSVTFFTDGVNETQNNNEEEFGMERLKQSIETIEKNGPKTGHAQFLLENIIKKIKHYRDSALPTDDLTLITLYVT; encoded by the coding sequence ATGGCCTTGATTCTGATTGTTTTTTTGATTTGTCTTTTTCTTACACTGATTTTCTTTGCATTAAGAAAGCCGCAATCTAAAATTTCTACCACAACTCAACCTTCTACTCCCTCCCTACCCTCCCCCTTTTCCCAAAGCGACATTAACAAAGCGCTCACTTTTCAAAAACATCTCCTTCCTAAAACACCTCCGACTTTTGCTCAATTAGAACTCGCTAGCACCTACCAACCTGCACAATATTTAAGCGGTGATTTTTACGACTTTTTTTCTTTCTCCGACCATTGCCTCGGCATCTTGATTGCCGACGTAGCCGGAAAAGGCTTGCCAGCAGCATTAGTAATGACTCTCGCTCTGACCCATTTTCGTCACCTGGCACCTACCCACTCTTCTCCCAGCGCTTTATTAAAAGAAATGAATCGACGATTAAATGCAGATTGTTGCGATAACCTTTTTATCACCGCCTGTTACGCCATCGTCGATATCAAAAACAACAGCTTAACAATCGCTCGAGCCGGCCACGAAATACCTCTACATTACAATAGCACTCAAGCCACACTTACCCCTATTGAGTCTCCAGGCATGGCCCTGGGCATTGACAAAGGAGAACGCTTCGATAGACTAATTCAAGACAGTGTTATCACACTGCAATCGGGTGATTCCGTTACCTTCTTTACCGATGGTGTCAACGAAACCCAAAATAACAACGAAGAAGAATTTGGAATGGAAAGATTAAAACAATCAATTGAAACAATAGAAAAAAATGGCCCCAAAACGGGTCACGCCCAATTTCTGCTCGAAAATATTATCAAAAAAATCAAACACTATCGAGATTCCGCCTTACCCACCGATGACCTTACCTTAATTACGCTCTATGTCACATAA
- the grpE gene encoding nucleotide exchange factor GrpE — protein sequence MSHKHSPIQPACTLVATDYLKNLGSDPIAEVDQLKDRLLRTVADFDNYRKRAAREKEDAIKFANESLLEQLLPVLDSFELGLEAAKENTDPIVQGMQLAYNQLLNVLKQVGVEPIDALGHPFDPHWHEAVSHQEVETADDGIVLQQLRKGYKLKDRLLRPATVIVAKGKEVSY from the coding sequence ATGTCACATAAACATTCGCCCATACAACCAGCCTGCACCTTAGTAGCAACCGATTATTTAAAAAATCTAGGTTCCGACCCAATCGCTGAAGTCGATCAACTCAAAGATCGTTTGCTCCGAACCGTGGCCGATTTTGATAATTATCGCAAGCGCGCCGCTCGCGAAAAAGAAGACGCCATCAAATTTGCTAATGAATCACTCTTAGAACAACTCTTGCCCGTTCTCGACAGCTTCGAACTGGGCTTGGAAGCTGCCAAAGAAAATACCGACCCCATTGTTCAAGGCATGCAACTTGCTTACAATCAACTCCTCAACGTTTTAAAACAAGTGGGCGTCGAACCCATCGACGCTTTGGGTCACCCATTCGATCCACATTGGCACGAAGCCGTCTCACATCAAGAAGTTGAAACCGCTGACGACGGCATCGTTTTGCAACAACTTCGAAAAGGCTACAAACTAAAAGATCGTCTCTTGCGACCCGCAACCGTTATCGTAGCTAAAGGAAAAGAAGTCTCTTACTAA
- the dnaJ gene encoding molecular chaperone DnaJ produces MTTKRDYYEVLEITRSSSTEEIKKCYRKLAVKYHPDKNPNDKAAEEKFKEIGEAYEVLSHPDKRAAYDRYGHAAFANGGGGNGFGAGMHIDPFEIFREVFGGGRGGSSIFDDFFGTSSGRQKNQYRGADLRYDLELTFEEAVFGCEKEIKVRKLSQCESCHGNGAAEGAQKITCSTCHGVGQVRTSVGGFIAMMQTCPQCQGEGSTIDKPCHKCHGHGRVEKTSTIPLRIPAGVETGTRLRSTGNGEAGFRTGEAGDLYVILHVQSHPLFHREGNHLLCEIPIPFPIAALGGEIEIPTLQGPSTLKIPAGTQNGKVFRLRHKGIPDLKTKIAGDLHIRTTIEVPTRLSVEEKKKLEEFSKLSHHENYPAHRSFFEKAKAFFKQ; encoded by the coding sequence ATGACCACCAAACGAGATTATTATGAAGTTCTGGAAATAACTCGGAGCTCGAGCACGGAAGAAATTAAAAAATGCTATCGTAAACTGGCTGTTAAATATCATCCCGACAAAAATCCCAACGACAAAGCGGCAGAAGAAAAATTTAAAGAAATTGGTGAAGCTTACGAAGTATTAAGTCATCCTGACAAACGCGCCGCTTACGACCGTTATGGTCACGCCGCATTTGCCAACGGCGGTGGTGGCAACGGATTTGGCGCTGGCATGCACATCGACCCCTTCGAAATTTTCCGAGAAGTATTCGGAGGTGGTCGAGGAGGTAGCAGCATCTTTGACGATTTTTTTGGCACATCTTCCGGTCGTCAGAAAAACCAATATCGAGGCGCCGATCTGCGCTACGATTTAGAGCTCACTTTCGAAGAAGCTGTCTTCGGTTGCGAAAAAGAAATTAAAGTCCGCAAACTCAGCCAATGCGAATCCTGTCACGGTAACGGCGCAGCTGAAGGCGCCCAAAAAATTACCTGTTCCACCTGTCATGGTGTCGGCCAAGTCCGAACTTCTGTAGGCGGTTTTATTGCCATGATGCAAACCTGCCCCCAATGCCAAGGCGAAGGCTCAACCATCGATAAACCCTGCCACAAATGTCACGGGCACGGGCGCGTAGAAAAAACCTCCACCATCCCGTTGCGCATTCCAGCCGGCGTGGAAACCGGCACGCGTCTTCGCTCCACCGGCAATGGCGAAGCCGGCTTTCGAACCGGTGAAGCAGGTGACTTATACGTCATTCTCCACGTCCAATCGCATCCACTTTTTCATCGCGAAGGCAACCATCTCTTATGCGAAATCCCTATTCCCTTTCCCATCGCAGCTCTAGGTGGTGAAATAGAAATCCCCACCTTGCAAGGCCCTTCCACCTTAAAAATTCCCGCAGGCACACAAAATGGAAAAGTTTTTCGCTTGCGTCACAAAGGCATCCCAGACCTCAAAACAAAAATCGCTGGCGATCTCCATATCCGCACCACCATCGAAGTCCCCACGCGACTCAGCGTGGAAGAAAAAAAGAAACTTGAAGAATTTTCCAAACTCAGTCACCACGAAAATTACCCTGCTCATCGCTCCTTCTTTGAAAAAGCCAAAGCCTTCTTCAAACAATAA
- a CDS encoding 16S rRNA (uracil(1498)-N(3))-methyltransferase, whose product MAIDRFYQPTLQELLLTGEEAHHCLHVLRHQVGDRIVLFDGRGNETMNEILSVEKNRLTLKQLNLHHTPRPNYRLTLVQAIPKAKQMDNLLQKATELGVTDIIPLISERTIVQLEEQRAENKREKWQQLIIEAAKQCGQNWLPTLHPLLTVRDYFETRFDSDLSLIGSLQPGAMTFKTIFSRHHQDHQKKPNHISILIGPEGDFTPAEINLALSQGCQPVTLGPIVLKSETAAIFSLSILSYELQNN is encoded by the coding sequence ATGGCCATCGACCGGTTTTATCAGCCTACCCTTCAAGAACTACTCCTAACTGGCGAAGAAGCCCATCACTGCCTACACGTCCTTCGTCATCAGGTCGGAGATCGCATCGTTTTATTCGATGGACGCGGCAATGAAACCATGAATGAAATCCTGAGTGTTGAAAAAAATCGTCTCACCTTAAAACAGTTAAACCTACATCACACCCCGCGCCCCAATTACCGCCTCACCCTAGTCCAAGCCATCCCCAAAGCAAAACAAATGGATAACCTATTGCAAAAAGCCACAGAACTGGGCGTAACCGATATTATTCCACTCATTTCCGAACGCACCATCGTTCAACTCGAAGAACAACGCGCGGAAAACAAACGAGAAAAATGGCAGCAACTCATCATCGAAGCCGCCAAACAATGCGGTCAAAACTGGCTACCAACACTCCACCCCCTTTTAACCGTACGCGACTATTTCGAAACTCGTTTTGATTCAGATCTTAGTTTAATTGGCTCCTTACAACCCGGTGCCATGACATTCAAAACCATTTTTTCTCGCCACCATCAAGACCATCAAAAAAAACCTAACCATATTAGCATCCTCATCGGTCCCGAAGGCGATTTCACACCCGCTGAAATCAATCTCGCTCTTTCTCAAGGTTGTCAACCCGTCACATTAGGTCCCATCGTTCTGAAAAGCGAAACCGCCGCCATTTTTTCACTGAGTATCCTATCCTACGAATTGCAAAATAATTAA
- a CDS encoding histone deacetylase: protein MTILYDEACAEYEKEGHPEAAFRVQDTWSYLQRQHGERWHWQKPLSSVITESDLQRAHDKNYLEDLKQIRKDFDEDTPCYPDVFHYAVQAASAALEMMHIAKQGEPVFSLMRPPGHHATRDQAMGFCYLNSVVIAALKALEENAKERITIWDFDAHHGNGTEAIVLGHPQIRYVSVHQSLCYPGTGLVSQENCFNYPVEPYISAREHMEVLRQSWNKVVDFSPTLVLVSAGFDAYTQDPLTQLSLERENFAELGNWLHHAGLPSGALLEGGYSRDLPYLVDGFLVGWDLGD, encoded by the coding sequence ATGACGATTCTTTATGATGAAGCTTGTGCGGAGTATGAAAAAGAGGGGCATCCAGAGGCGGCTTTTCGTGTTCAAGACACTTGGTCTTATTTGCAGCGGCAGCATGGAGAGCGCTGGCATTGGCAAAAGCCTTTGTCATCAGTGATTACAGAATCAGATTTGCAACGGGCGCATGATAAAAATTATTTGGAAGATTTAAAACAGATTCGTAAAGATTTCGATGAGGATACGCCTTGTTATCCTGATGTGTTTCATTACGCCGTGCAAGCTGCGAGCGCAGCTTTAGAAATGATGCATATTGCGAAACAAGGAGAGCCAGTTTTTTCTTTGATGCGTCCGCCAGGGCATCACGCGACACGCGATCAAGCAATGGGTTTTTGTTATTTAAATTCTGTTGTCATTGCTGCTTTGAAAGCGCTAGAGGAAAATGCGAAGGAGCGAATTACGATTTGGGATTTTGATGCGCATCATGGTAATGGAACTGAGGCAATTGTTTTGGGGCATCCGCAGATCCGTTATGTTTCGGTGCATCAATCGTTATGTTATCCTGGCACAGGTTTAGTTTCTCAAGAGAACTGTTTTAATTATCCGGTAGAACCTTATATTTCAGCTCGAGAGCATATGGAAGTTTTGCGTCAATCTTGGAATAAAGTTGTGGATTTTTCGCCTACGCTTGTATTAGTTTCGGCAGGATTCGATGCTTATACTCAGGATCCCTTAACACAGCTTTCTTTGGAGAGAGAAAATTTTGCGGAATTGGGAAATTGGTTGCACCATGCTGGGTTGCCTTCAGGCGCGCTTTTGGAGGGGGGATACAGTCGCGACTTGCCTTATTTAGTGGATGGTTTTTTGGTGGGATGGGATTTAGGTGATTAG